AGTTTGTAAACTGGCTTCTCATGTCCACCTAAGACATACTATAACTTCAtgtaaaagtaaaaaaagataTAACAGTATGGAAAAAGGCTATCCTTTTTATTGGTttaatttctccaaaatttTACACCCTTGCAGCATAAAAAACTTTTGAAAACATGCTAACTATCACACTAGTACATGCTATAGTTAGCATCACATACATGTGTGATGTACGGACATCTCAATTTCGATATAGATACTAATATCATCAAGAGATTACATACAAATCATGTGAGCAAAAGCAGATTACTTTCATGTAAGCTAGCTCATCAATGGATGTACGTTAGTTGCTCCCTGTTCATTGAAGTCATCCCACATGACCAGGAAATATAGCTAAACTACAATGTAATAACTGGGAATAAAATCCCCACAGTAACCAGCCAGTCAGTCACCACTGGCGATCAGACCTCCTGGTTCCCAGGAAAATATAATCAGCTggcatattaaaaaaaagatgaatatAAATCAACAATCAGCAAAACCAGGTCAGCAACAGGTCGAGAATTGGAGCCGGTAACATTCATGGGTTGATATTTTTCCCTGAAGGCGGAACCAGTTTTCAGTTCCATATTAGTAACACACTTCATTCTCCTCATTTTCGTCTCAAACTGTACAATTTTAACTACGGATGTTGGGTAATGATATTATTTCGCAAACTAATGTCAAGGTTACAAGAGTCTTCATTCAGATATACAACAAAAAAGTCCTATTTACACATCTATAAATATATTTGGTATTACAAACCAGAACAAATAGAActgaaaaacacaaaaaaaaaagcttgggTATTAACATAAGAGTTTGTTAGGAGCAATGAAACAGGTGGCTGCAGTGGGATCATTATTCCCACAAAGCTTAAGCACAAATCTGTATTTTATTGGCTTCGATCACTAGTTTGGAAGAGGACTGAAACAGGTGGCTGCTGTGAGATCATAATTCACGCAAAACTTAGACACAACTTCATACTAGTTGGCTTAAATCATTAGTTTGGAGTGTACTGAATTTAATAAAACATGAAGTGCATCTTATTTTATAACTTTAAAATGCAAAATCCATTGTATTATTGAGCACTACTGTACAGTAGACAAAATTTATCGATAACAAATGAACTAACGCGAAACAAAAACAATCTTAGATGGTGTTGCTGATCAAAATTTGTTTATGCTACCACTGCTTATTATTGGGCACTTATTGAAGTAGGGTTAAGCTGCTGCACTCATAAAGGGCAAGTTTTGAGCTTTATATGCATCCATAATGTTAGCCTAAGCAATGCTTTAAATCATTGTAAACAAATGTTATAGATCATGTATCATGGCAGCATGCGAAGAAGAAGAGCACTCACGATCGGTGGTGAAACCATCCCAGAGGGACATGAACTCCGTCTTCATATTAGTCATGGCCTCATGGTCCGTTGTCCGTCGCTGCCCCAAGAAGCTATCAACCTCATCAATGAAGATAATAGCAGGCTGGAGCTTGTGAGCAAGACTAAAAACAGCGGCCACTGccacaataacaacaacatcaGTCTACACTCTACAGCGGCCTACACAATTACTATAATTGGCATCGATCCTGAAGAAAATTtgtaatttacaacaaaattagCATTAGGACACTAGCATCAAAAGCAAGTGTTGTCTTACCGAGCTTCTGCGCATCGCCAAACCACTTGCTCATGAGATTGGATATCCTGACATTGATGAAGACGGCACTGGACTCCTTGGCAATGGCCTTGGCCAGCATGGTCTTTCCGGTGCCAGGCGGGCCGTAGAGGAGCACGCCCTTCTGCGGGCTGAGTAGCTTGCCGAAGGTGAATAGCTCGGGGCGGCGCAGGGGCAGGATGACGAGCTCGTAGAGCGCCTGCTTGACGTGGTCAAGGCCGCCAATGGAGCCGAACTCGACGTCGATGTGGTCCGGGTTGATGACGTCGCACGCAATCACATCCTGCAAAGCGTAACAAGCAACGAAAAGAACCCTAGGTGGAGTGGATGCGGATCGGAGGAGGAGCAAAGCAAGGAACCTCGTAGGGCGTGGTGGAGATGAGGGGGCGGCCGAGCCGCTTGGCGATCTCCTTCTTCTGCTGGAGCGCCTTCTGGGAGGCAGCGCGGTTGGGGTCGAGCTGGCGGAGGCCGGCGAAGAGGACGAGGCAGCTGAGCGCGGCGCTCGCCGCGTAGAGCACCAGCTCCTGCACGAACcgcgactccgactccgacgaCCTCATTGTCCCGGCAAGGAATGAATCCGATGGTTTTGGCTTGCGGCGGAAGGAGTTCGTGGAGGGGAAAGGGGAGGAGACGACGGGGAGGAGGGGTGTGGGTTTCTTTCTGGGGGGATTTCGTTCTGTACCTTGTAAGCGACGTCGCTTTTGATAAAAAAGGAAATTTTGATTATATGATTTAAAGTTGATCGATTTTTAATAATATGTTTAAAATTAATTATCATTTGATCATGTACTTTATATGGACTAATTTGTAATAAAATTTTGTCTCCATCCCTCTTACTCAATATTTTGTTACCAACTAGTCATTATGAGATATATGATCAAAGGAGGATCATCTTTGAACATAATGTCAAATATTaatcaattttttcttcaaaaaatattattacgCTACCGAAAGAATAAACCGTTCTGGAATCTAGCCCTCTATTACAGTTTGCTATTAACATTGTTATAAATTGGACCATACTAATCTTGACCTATTCGACTCCTCGGCCTGCTCTGTTCGTAGCCCTTGACAAGCAGACAAGCCGCCCAGAACTAAGCACATTCGCTgcataaaaaaaaagttgatagCTTCTTGGGGTAGTGACTCCACCGCCTCATCTCTGAACGCTGTCTCATTAAACTCGGCTAACGCCATGACTCTCTCCCCTCACATGCCGCCTCCATCGTGATGGACATGCTACCTTGGCCTTCTTGGCCTTTAGCAGCCGCCTCTCCTCCCCATCATTCCCCTTGAACGTCGTAGATGTTGACTCTAGGAATCACCACAACAGCTTTAGTGTCACCATGAACTCGATTGTCGAGGTGCCATCACCCCGGCCAGATTAGAGGCAGCGCATAGTGGGACGCATTAGGGACAAACAATGGGATGAAGCAGGAAAAACCAGTCGGGGTAAACAAGGGGCGTCAAAAGGGTCAGAGCAGGACTGGAGTGGACCCACAACAGGGGCGCAACATGGGGGTGAGGCGAGTGAAGCTTTGTTCGAAGGGTATCAGAGTAAATAGATTTTAAGaagccttttttcttttcttttctttgaccACAAGGGCAAATTTGATATTTCACATATTCATCCACCGCCAAATGGAGAGAAAAACGTCGGGTAGCCAAACGGTGGGTAACATAATGCTAGATTCCAGAACGATTTATTCTTTCGATGGTATTTTACGGAGACACAATCTCTCAATGGTATTTTTCGAAAGTCGCATTTTTCGGTGCTACCGAATGAAGTTTcccttctttctttccttctgtTGCTTTTGggaaagtttttttatttttatatttctagaaTAATTACTGGTACAATCAGAACTAAAaaagaatatatttttatttgaattttttttagagttagAGCATATCATTCTCTAcaccatatatttttttgaatttttttcattactatttcaatagtattttgatttttgaagtAATGGAACACaatatttctgatttttaaaCAATGAGCGATATTTTTAACCTTTTAAACATGCCGCGTGCTAGGAAGGGCGAAAGTAGTCTGATGTGCGATATTTCAAAATGATCCACTATTTTTacgattttttatttaagaaatataaaaatacaaaaatcgCTTTTGTGGGTTTCTTTCCTTCTTGAGAGTCACGACGGTTCCAACCCAATCGCAAGATGGAGAAATTCTCCTCGGCGGGAGCCCAGCCACGAAGCCTTTCGCCCCCTGGCCACCGGGGCGCAGGCCCAAAGCTGCACCCGCACGAACGAACCAAGCCATGTCGCACTCCCTGTGGGCTTCATGCGACTCTTGGTTAAAATTGAGGCAGAGTTGCTCTCAAACTTTTCGACCGACTTGACGTCTTCCGAGCAAAGCTAGTGGCTCCGGACAGAACACACAGACAGCtacctccatctccatctccatctgaTCTATCCATCGATGTGGTCGGCATGGTCCAACCTCGACTTTGAGCAATGATTTTTCCTGGTGCAAGATCGTTCGAATAAAAGCATTTCATACCAACTCCTACTACCAGATATATAGTTTTGAAAATGCCTGTTATGTTCTAGAAAAAAGCCCTTAGATCTTCGAAAAGACATATACCGGCATGCTATGCTACCAAGAGCACTCACAGCTTTCTCCAGCAGGCAGATGTTCATGAGCAGAGATATCTTTCGGCAGTCGGCATGCACAATGTTCTGCAAGAACTAGTCTGGTCAATTCCAAAACCACTTTGTGACAAAAGTACTCGAGATCAAAGTCTTATTTTACCTGCTACCTAGTTTGACTACATGTACACATCAAGCTGGCAAAATGGTTGCATCTTTTTTCAGAATCGAGATATGTAGTTTACCAGTACTACATGCTACTCTGTCCACCTCGATCAATCTACAGCAGTCCAATCTGTCCTGTTGATCAATGGGAGCccaaaagctaaggtaacaggCTATCAGCAATAAACAGTGCGTGTGAACAAGAAAGCTTGCGACAGCACAGCCATCTTCTGAACAGAAATGAAATGAGCAGGGCAGGCAACGCATGCGACAAGAGACCCCACGGCATCTCAAAAGGGCATTTGATAACATGTGTGTGGCACCAGCACGGGAAGAACCCATTAGGCCATATAACCTTTACTTATCCACACTTTTTAATGATTAGACATCTAAAATCTCAAACGATTCTAGTCGACGGCGTGAACACGCGTTGAAAAAGGAGAATATGCGACAGAGAGGTTAGGAGAGAGGGATTAGGGTTCGGAGTGAGTTCACCGGACGCTGGGTTTAGAGGAATGCTTAGGGAGACGGCTAGACTTACGATGGGTGCTGGTGTGGTTGTGCAGTAAGATAGCGGTGGTGCCGCTGAATCACGAGTGACTAAAAGCGATGGGTGGTGCCAACAGCAGGAGAGTCATCGGAGACGGTAGAAAGCAAGCGGGCAAGGGCGAGCCATGGGACCAAAGAAAAACTCATGCGGAAAGATTCGTCCACTGAAAagatgtaaaaaaaaacatgcaccCAGGGATAGCAACTCCCAGCTCAGCTAGGCTCGTGAGCGATGACATACAGCGGCAACATTAGAAACCCAGCAGATCTTGCGACCACATGCCAATTAGCTAGTCCTCCTCCGGTGCGGTATGGGCCGCCTCTGCCAACTTCTAGCCTCTTCTGAACGCAAGCATCATGTGCAAATCGATTCTTTAAAGCATAAACTGATTAATCAGGGTGAGAGATAGAGTTACTGAATATCATGTCAATCGGTTTCAGTACCATCTCATATTAATACTATGAAATCCTGCACCATATATACTACTCTACTGGTAACTGAGTTATCAAATATTCGCCAGTTAACCTGCAAATCAAGCATCTTGCAAGATATGTTCATCAGTTGGGTCGCTTGGTGCATGCTGAATCACTGATTGCCTCCACCTGTATGGTAACTTGGCAGAATTTGTTTTCAGGAGATGTGCACTTCATTTATTTTCCTTCAGACAGTGCAGAAACACTTCCTCTTTCTACAACAAACTGGAAGGACTTGTCAACTCTGCCACCACCCACCAAGCTATAATGCCCTGAATCTGCATGCAGCGTCACGTACGTGCCGCACATCAATCGATCCAGTCACTTTTCCGGAACTCGCATGCACGAACGCATAGCTCCAAGCCTGAAAATAATCTTACAAAACTTGATCTAATATATTTGTAAACTGAATTTAATTTATAGCATGATAcgtaataaaaattataataaaaccTATAGTAGAAACAAAGGAAAtcatatataataaaataagaaaagaaaataaattatcacGTGTCTTGctataaattaaatttaaacatCAAATATATTAGATCGAttcttatagaatttttttccctCGCAGCCTGGCATTGATCCATCGATGACACATCCAAGATTAAAAGGTGCCTTAATTGCATATGCACATCGAGACGTATCCGCTCCTGAAAGGCATGTGCGCTCTTTCTTGTGAGCAGAAGAGCTGCAGCCATGCACGCACAATAGTCGCATACAGTTCAAGCAAAGTTGCAGCACCCAGCAGACAGCAGGAAACGATCGTCCGCTTAATGCATGCTCgttacgtgaaaaacagatcACGAAGATATTATATAAGTAATAGGTTATAATATAACTCATtatttatgataaaaataatAGGTCGTAATTATGATCCGTCATTAATAATATCTTATCAGTGACGAATCATTCTAGACGAGTAATTGATGATGGGTAAAAATTTGACccatcatcaataatgactcatcagtgacggatcatcctagACTAATAATTGGTGACGGACCAAattcatcagtgatggatcttCTAagccagttattagtgacggatcaaattattacctgtcactaattatagTATTTACAAATACTTAGCTTAGTTTTGATAGTAGGATAGTTATGACCTGTTACTTATATATTCTACAGTCTTATACAACATACTTGACATAACACTATCCTACTACTGTATTGATACAAGAATAATATAAGGGCTACAAACTCCAAGTATCATCGAGCCAGAAGATCTATATTTTAAAGTGGAAGTGTATGAAGAAAAGCAAGTCAAAAGTGTTTGATCTTCAAATTGATGTGCGTTCagtttcaaattaaaaaaaatgtttaatgGACGGCCTTGAAAGTGCTTCGAATTCCTTGGAAGAAATAAATTTTGAGTTGAAAGTGTTAATTCTCTGTTGGATTTGCTTTTCATATCTTGCTTGAAGTGAAATATCTTGAATTTaaagtgaaatattttttttattttctcttattttttctcactttagCAACACTAGATATGAATTATTATATATGAATCATTATACaattctgctcaagtttgatgtaagaggtggTGGTTATAGATACAAACTCGTGTTTCAAAAATAGTACAGAAACTTCTAGTAGCAAGAACTAAATCTTCCCGCCCATTTTTGGTCTAAAAAAATCCGCCAAACCAAAAAAGTTAGGTAGAAACGGATATAACTTTTTAtatagatgtccgtagagtcaataAAAATGTCGAATTCGGAGCCTGTATGCAAAGGTTATATCTGTTTTATCGAAGTCACTACAGGTCAACTGGTTTGTATGTCTATTGTAACAGAAACACTAATGACGGATGtgtgatgggtcatggttatgacctttggcaaaaaaagttaaaattatatttatccGGCTCCCTTCAGAACACACgtgagggtgaggtggtaaggctGCTACGCGCGCGAGGGTGAGGTGATTCCTAGAGAACTCAAAGTATAAAAAcagtatgaaaaattaaatggACATGTGGTGAGTGGTGAATCTGGTGATGGCACTGAGTTGGGTTAGCTcggttgaattttttttacttttttatctAAAAATCGTGAAAATTATTTGTCAATTATAAATGACATGTTATAGTAATTAATAACGGGTCAGAGTTACAACTTAATTAGTAATAAGATATTATTCATCATTTATaactaattattaataatatatttaagATGAGAGGTACGAAATCTATCATTTATAACTTGTCACTTAATGATATTTTTTACCTAGTGGTTGATGGTCATATTGAAAGAGATGCACGGATGGAGCGTGCTCTCTCACGTGcaggcggcgcggcgcggcagaTGAGCGAGAGCTCAGGAGGGATACGCGCGTCAGGGGACGCGTATGCGTGCAAACTTACGTAGAAGAAGATCCTGGCAATGGCGGTGGGGGCCGGCCGGGGCTTGGACGACGACTGCGTCGTGGTCACATCGGCCTGCGGAGTGAGCAGTTAGCAGGatgccgctgccgccgctgctATGCAGTTGCGTTGCTGCATCTGCCTGCCTGAGAAGTAAACAATGCTCCATGGATTGCACTTTACGTGTGTCCTCTCCAGCTCTCGGTCCACAGACCACGAGGAGTTTATAACTAGCGGCCATGGCGTACGTCCTCCTGCTCTGATCCGTCATGTCCTTTACTAGCTCGTCTTCTTGCCAACCAGGTGGGGCTGCAGGCCCGGTCCCCCACACAACCagaccatctctctctctcaatcacGTCCTTCAACATAAACTCTGCATTTAAACTTGTGTCTGAACAGGGAAGGGTTGGATGaaatggaggaggaagaaaggcgtTTCGGGTGTCGTGGGTGCATGTTCCCCTGCTTTATTGGTCATTTCCAGCCTGACATGTGGGGTACGGCATGGGTGTTGGAAAAAATTCTGTAGCAGGAAGGGCTCTTTCTAGGCTTAGAAAAAGATACTCTTATCGTCTTAAAATAGGTGACTTTTTAAAGGTGAATATAGATATtaagatgaaaaataaataactaccttatcatctttttaataatattaattgCATGGTAAAAAAAGGATTGTATCAGGAAAAATTATTTAATGAAGAGGTAAGACTAAAAAAACTAGACTAAAGTTACTAAAAACTGTAGAGCGttatatattttgaatattatagAAAAGACTAAAATggtgtttattttaaaatagagGAAGTATTTAAaggtatttttaatttttttgagaatGGCTTTTGAATCTTGACTAGTGTAGGAGTACTATTTCATCGCGTGGACGATGACTTGGGTTCAGGACAGGCCAATCATACGCTTGTAAAGATGAGGGTGTAGTAATCTAGAGTGCAGATTTAGCTTCAGAATGGACAATTCTGAAAAGGATTGAATAGTTGGGACTAACTCGATCCTTCGAGAAAAACTCGAACTATATAAATAAAACTTTgaatagttttaaaaaataacaaaaacttTCTATTACCGCACATTATTATGTTTGTGGCCCTTAATTTGGACCAAAAAAAGTAAAGGAATCTAAAGAACTTGGCAGACACAAATctgatgataagggaaaaaaaaactaccctTGTGATAAATAATAAAACCATACGCAAATTTGGCATCATCGTCCCATATTTCTTGTGTTTGTGCTCCTTCGGAcccaaaatagaaaaataaacgAATCTTAAGCAATCGACAAACATCTAATTTGATAGATAAGCAAAACAAAAGTTACCATGGCAGTAAATAATTAAATCATTATGCGGTTATTGCATCAAATGATCAGCTACAATCTATTTCAAAATTCTCACCACAAGGGTTTCAAGGGTGAAAAGAAAAGTTATAATGAGGGGTTTAAATGGGTACATAGCTGGATTTTTTAGATAATCTTGAAGGacttgtattttcttatgaagaAATTGTTGTATTATTCTAATGTTCAAGCAGGCTTTGGACAAAGCTATGTgtgaatttgaatttatttaaaaCACACGGCAACCTAGAATGCATGGAACGAAGCATTTAAAACTTTAATTTGCTAtcattataaatcaaaatatGTACATTTGTCACATGAGAACGCTGTCAACAAATTCATGATAAATTTACTTataaattatcatatttttgtttttttgccaATGCATATATCTAGAAATACAAGGGTTAAGAAAGGTTTACTACATACTCCATAAGAGGTCCTAAACTGCTAGGAAAATCAGACCGGAGCCGGTACAGTATGTTTGGCACATCTAGGTTGTCACAGTACTGCAGGTGAAGAAAAGCAGGCCGGAAGAGTCGGCCGGGGTGGGTAGGTGAAGGTAGCAATTCTTGTGGGCAGAGGTCCACCATATAACTCCCCTGATTAAGAGctagctcctcctcatcccTTCCCCAATGTACAATGCCCGGACAGCTTCCCCTTGGAACCAGCCGTGCCTCTTGGGGGCCGGGCCGCCCTGCTGGCTTCGATTCCCTTCCTCCTCTGGCCATTCAACTCACTCATTCCTACCTTCTCTTCATCCTAACTAGCCTCTCCATATATGCATGCccttctctcctcctcttctcccttcCTCCCTCGTACCCCCAAAAGTCCAGAAAATTAAAGTGAGAGAAAAGGAAGGAAGCCAGAGGAGGCTCCTCTGTGAGAGTGAGAGACATGTAGCTAGTATCAagaagctgagagagagagagacgatggAAAAGTTGGCTAGAGATCGAGATCAGGGAGCCTTTTCATTTTTGAGGGGAATGTTGTCTGGCTCGGGGCgctctttatctctctctctctcctcttcatctctctctctctctctctctcttctctctctctctctctcccctttggAGATCAAGGAAGGATCAACGAGATCGAGTGAAGAGGAGATGGGTGTAGATCTCGGACCAGGCTTCATTCCCCCCAAACAGAAGGGCTCCCATGCATGATCTCTTCTTGACCTCCATCAGCTGAGCTAGCTAGCTCACCATCGCAGCTTGCTTCTTCCAAATCTGAACTGAACTGAGTAAGTAACTGCTGCTGTATGGAGTAGTATTTTCTGCTCATCTCCGGCCTGTTGCTTTGCTGCTTGTTTTCGGTGTATGGGTAGATAGATCTCTTGTGAGTCGCATGGCAAGATTGCATGAGATGCAGATTGGTGTAATGATTGGGGGCATGACTGTGCAGTTGCACACATATCAATGTCTCATGGGGGCACATCTCACAttttccctccctccctcccttcctctctttGGCAATAATTAGCCTGTGATGAGAGACTGAGAAGAGGTGAAGGAAAAGttggcatcatcatcatcacctcgTTAAGGGCATGCATCTTCTCAGGTCCCCTTCCATGGATACAGATCCTTCTTGTACCCTTTGGTTGGTGACTTGGGGTATTCAGGTTGAGAACATTTGCTTTATTTCTTCCATATCTTTCGAGTCgttcttatttctatttttctaaaaaagtaCTTTTGTGATGATGCTCTTACTCCTAATATAAGTACTGTTGGCCACCATATCCATTGCGGTTTCTGTTGATATAGATGCCTTTGAAGGCCGCgcctgagtttttttttttctccacacTTCCAAAGATGACTTGATGTCTAGCTAGTACTTAATTATGAACCATTTATTTGTATTAACATGATTTTTTCAGtagcaaaaaaccaaaaatctaATCACATTGAAAGAAgtgaatgtatatatatgcttCTTGCAATGGATTAGATGTAGATCTTGAAGCCTCGGATGCACTGTGCATATGGATTTATTCCTTCCTGTCTCTCCA
The sequence above is drawn from the Phragmites australis chromosome 10, lpPhrAust1.1, whole genome shotgun sequence genome and encodes:
- the LOC133931267 gene encoding uncharacterized protein LOC133931267 isoform X2 → MRSSESESRFVQELVLYAASAALSCLVLFAGLRQLDPNRAASQKALQQKKEIAKRLGRPLISTTPYEDVIACDVINPDHIDVEFGSIGGLDHVKQALYELVILPLRRPELFTFGKLLSPQKGVLLYGPPGTGKTMLAKAIAKESSAVFINVRISNLMSKWFGDAQKLVAAVFSLAHKLQPAIIFIDEVDSFLGQRRTTDHEAMTNMKTEFMSLWDGFTTDQNARVTVLAATNRPSELDEAIVRRFTQIFEIGIPVQSERSKILQVVLKGEDVEPNIEYDHIARLCEGFTGSDILELCKQAAFYPIRELLDNEKNGGKLDKPRPLRQSDLERALSTSRKGKKAASMGLQPPVWLRPSDSEDDQSTKC
- the LOC133931267 gene encoding uncharacterized protein LOC133931267 isoform X3; amino-acid sequence: MRSSESESRFVQELVLYAASAALSCLVLFAGLRQLDPNRAASQKALQQKKEIAKRLGRPLISTTPYEDVIACDVINPDHIDVEFGSIGGLDHVKQALYELVILPLRRPELFTFGKLLSPQKGVLLYGPPGTGKTMLAKAIAKESSAVFINVRISNLMSKWFGDAQKLVAAVFSLAHKLQPAIIFIDEVDSFLGQRRTTDHEAMTNMKTEFMSLWDGFTTDQNARVTVLAATNRPSELDEAIVRRFTQIFEIGIPVQSERSKILQVVLKGEDVEPNIEYDHIARLCEGFTGSDILELCKQAAFYPIRELLDNEKNGGKLDKPRPLRQSDLERALSTSRKGKKAASMGLQPPVWLRPSDSEDDQIS
- the LOC133931267 gene encoding uncharacterized protein LOC133931267 isoform X1, which encodes MRSSESESRFVQELVLYAASAALSCLVLFAGLRQLDPNRAASQKALQQKKEIAKRLGRPLISTTPYEDVIACDVINPDHIDVEFGSIGGLDHVKQALYELVILPLRRPELFTFGKLLSPQKGVLLYGPPGTGKTMLAKAIAKESSAVFINVRISNLMSKWFGDAQKLVAAVFSLAHKLQPAIIFIDEVDSFLGQRRTTDHEAMTNMKTEFMSLWDGFTTDQNARVTVLAATNRPSELDEAIVRRFTQIFEIGIPVQSERSKILQVVLKGEDVEPNIEYDHIARLCEGFTGSDILELCKQAAFYPIRELLDNEKNGGKLDKPRPLRQSDLERALSTSRKGKKAASMGLQPPVWLRPSDSEDDQVQSAILEISKLMSQIVQNSQSEPQEPSSP